A part of Microbulbifer sp. MI-G genomic DNA contains:
- a CDS encoding AMP-binding protein, translated as MIEVQFNQLFGYRDDNETVSHTLTGKVNFQQFKKELAWASYKLRNIIAKKRISRVAIYCEDSYEFSILFFSALSCAKIVVVPGNNKRITINSFAEPILFLGEWNRKTVIKLDELLLDTGDQKLPQFFSSSIQLFTSGSSGRPQVISKKIEHLFKEVSEHEKKWNSLNRKITTLATVSHQHIYGLLFKILWPIMSGRTFVSKTYTDVPKLLLDAANWAPAMWIASPAQLSRRMTTWPWHLGKAFTHIFSSGGALQLEDAQAIEKLCGIVPNEIYGSTETGGIAWRCQQTEPSWTPLAKVNLSSTSDGLLRVNSPWLDFPFSCHDRIELLENGNFHLLGRIDRIVKIEEKRISLSEIEIRLIAHDYFVNAKALVVERKRKNIAVVAKLSEKGLNLLKTEGKVRFIKKVRKYLALDLEGVALPRLWRFVDEIPTNQQGKTPKETLMRMFDTTPDTMVPHVEKREQIGNRGKIVFRVNSDLPCLPGHFSKAPVVPGVIQIDWAMHFGRELFGISDIFSHMEVIKFKQLMLPEDLVALIIEFDPGKKKLFFSFHDYNESNKEYSSGKVCFRHD; from the coding sequence GTGATCGAAGTTCAATTTAATCAACTTTTTGGATACCGAGATGATAATGAAACAGTAAGTCATACCCTTACTGGCAAGGTTAATTTTCAGCAATTTAAAAAAGAACTTGCCTGGGCCAGTTACAAATTAAGAAATATAATAGCCAAAAAAAGAATATCTCGAGTTGCTATTTACTGTGAAGATAGTTATGAATTTTCTATTTTATTTTTTTCAGCTTTATCGTGCGCAAAAATTGTTGTCGTGCCTGGTAATAATAAAAGAATCACAATCAATTCTTTTGCGGAACCGATATTATTTCTCGGTGAGTGGAATAGAAAAACAGTAATAAAATTGGATGAGTTACTCCTAGATACAGGAGATCAAAAATTACCACAATTTTTTTCTAGTAGTATTCAGTTATTTACCTCTGGTAGTAGCGGTAGGCCGCAAGTTATATCCAAAAAAATTGAGCACCTATTTAAAGAGGTAAGTGAACATGAAAAAAAATGGAATTCATTGAATCGTAAAATTACTACTCTGGCAACCGTCAGCCATCAGCATATATATGGCCTCTTATTTAAGATACTATGGCCTATAATGAGTGGTCGAACCTTCGTAAGTAAAACCTATACAGATGTTCCTAAATTGCTTTTAGATGCGGCTAACTGGGCACCTGCGATGTGGATTGCGAGCCCAGCTCAGTTGAGTCGTAGAATGACAACTTGGCCTTGGCACCTTGGCAAGGCTTTTACGCATATATTCTCATCTGGAGGAGCACTGCAACTAGAGGATGCACAGGCTATCGAGAAACTCTGCGGAATTGTACCAAATGAAATTTATGGCAGTACAGAAACAGGAGGAATTGCTTGGCGTTGCCAACAAACTGAACCAAGCTGGACCCCATTAGCCAAAGTCAACCTATCTTCAACAAGTGATGGTCTGCTGAGAGTTAATTCACCCTGGTTGGATTTTCCGTTTTCCTGTCATGACAGGATAGAATTGCTTGAAAATGGAAATTTTCATCTTCTAGGAAGGATAGATCGCATTGTTAAAATTGAAGAAAAGAGAATTTCACTTTCTGAAATAGAGATCAGGTTGATTGCTCATGATTATTTTGTTAATGCGAAAGCCTTAGTTGTTGAACGAAAACGAAAAAACATTGCTGTAGTGGCAAAACTATCCGAGAAAGGATTAAATCTGTTAAAAACAGAGGGCAAAGTCCGATTTATAAAAAAGGTACGTAAATACCTGGCTTTAGACTTAGAAGGGGTAGCCTTACCGCGACTCTGGCGTTTTGTTGATGAAATTCCAACCAATCAACAGGGGAAAACACCAAAAGAAACTCTAATGCGAATGTTTGATACAACACCAGATACTATGGTACCTCATGTTGAAAAACGTGAGCAAATAGGCAATAGAGGCAAAATTGTGTTCAGGGTAAATTCAGACTTGCCTTGTTTACCAGGCCATTTTTCTAAAGCACCAGTTGTGCCTGGTGTAATTCAAATAGATTGGGCAATGCATTTTGGTAGGGAACTATTTGGTATTAGTGATATATTTTCTCACATGGAGGTGATTAAATTTAAACAGTTAATGTTGCCAGAAGACTTGGTTGCACTAATTATTGAGTTTGATCCGGGTAAGAAAAAATTGTTCTTTTCTTTTCATGATTATAATGAAAGCAATAAGGAGTACAGTAGTGGAAAAGTGTGTTTCCGGCATGACTAG
- a CDS encoding LolA family protein: protein MSKLKLFVLCLAIFLMPSCLLALTTEQRQVLEKIEDRIEITGQMIGNFSQKKTIPQLPRPLISKGVVAVSDDLGISWRIESPVSSHRIFWNPDNNNGKGSSTDPIDNQITYPLLQIIKGNFSSLNDLFYLNAQIEQEYWRVSLIPKQKSFREIITSLEISGNHHVRKIIIAETNRAITELEISDFYSINQEKEKFLAEFSENK from the coding sequence ATGTCGAAGTTAAAATTATTCGTGCTTTGTTTGGCTATTTTTCTGATGCCAAGCTGCCTTCTTGCCTTGACTACAGAACAACGCCAAGTACTGGAAAAGATCGAAGATAGAATAGAAATAACAGGGCAAATGATAGGAAATTTTTCTCAAAAAAAAACAATCCCGCAACTACCACGCCCTTTGATTTCTAAGGGTGTAGTGGCAGTTTCCGATGATTTGGGTATAAGTTGGAGGATAGAAAGTCCTGTTAGCTCTCATCGAATTTTCTGGAATCCTGATAATAATAATGGAAAAGGTTCCTCCACGGATCCAATAGATAACCAAATAACTTACCCACTTTTACAGATTATCAAGGGCAATTTCTCTTCTTTAAATGATTTGTTTTATCTGAATGCACAAATAGAGCAGGAATACTGGCGAGTTAGTCTTATACCAAAACAGAAATCTTTTAGGGAGATTATAACTTCATTAGAGATTTCTGGAAATCATCATGTCAGAAAAATTATAATAGCAGAAACGAATCGAGCAATAACAGAGCTGGAAATCTCCGATTTTTATTCAATTAATCAAGAAAAAGAGAAATTTTTGGCTGAATTCTCGGAGAATAAATAG
- a CDS encoding HAL/PAL/TAL family ammonia-lyase, with the protein MNAAVLQDGQVIFGGTDLTINQINSIAKGHAEVCLSEKEEFISRINRGAEFLDNLWKKEGVIYGVTTGYGDSCTESIPTELVEELPSHLFTFHGCGMGEMFSIEQSRAILAARIVSIAKGFSGVRYKLLQKLVDLLKKDVIPVIPQEGSVGASGDLTPLSYIAAVLCGKRKVWYLGQQMYTTKVFDALQIAPLRLRPKEGLAIMNGTAAMTGLACLAYKRAEYLSQISARITSMMCIALQGNAYHFDNSLFSVKPHPGQNQIAQWIHEDLNVGAAPKHNNRLQDRYSLRCAPHVIGVLQDSLPWLKRFIDNELNSTNDNPIIDGENEKVLHGGHFYGGHIAFAMDSLKNAVANLADLLDRQIAQLSDVKFNNGLPANLSGAVGTRSSINHGFKAVQIGASAWAAEALKQTMPASVFSRSTECHNQDKVSMGTIAARDCIRVIELTEQVAASALMIAWQGIQLRIRSNSILWNSLSYSLKNTIKQVSDQFTLLEEDRELEDALRRFVSLIQKRHWRLYEA; encoded by the coding sequence ATGAATGCAGCAGTTTTGCAAGATGGCCAGGTAATTTTTGGTGGTACAGATTTAACTATTAATCAGATAAATAGTATCGCTAAGGGACATGCGGAAGTGTGTCTGTCAGAGAAAGAGGAGTTTATTTCCAGAATCAACCGTGGAGCTGAATTTCTGGATAATCTTTGGAAAAAAGAGGGGGTTATTTATGGTGTTACCACTGGGTATGGCGATTCTTGTACTGAAAGTATCCCCACTGAATTGGTAGAAGAACTCCCTTCTCATTTGTTCACCTTTCACGGTTGTGGGATGGGGGAGATGTTTTCCATCGAGCAAAGTAGAGCGATTTTAGCTGCTCGAATTGTGAGTATTGCAAAAGGATTCTCAGGCGTTCGTTACAAGCTGCTTCAAAAATTGGTTGATCTTTTAAAGAAAGATGTGATCCCGGTAATTCCACAAGAGGGATCTGTGGGGGCGAGTGGTGATTTGACTCCTTTATCCTACATTGCTGCTGTATTGTGTGGTAAACGTAAGGTATGGTACCTAGGTCAACAGATGTATACCACAAAAGTCTTTGATGCTTTGCAGATAGCGCCCCTAAGGCTACGTCCTAAAGAGGGCTTGGCAATAATGAATGGCACAGCAGCGATGACGGGCCTCGCGTGTCTGGCTTATAAACGTGCTGAATATTTGTCGCAGATAAGTGCTCGTATCACATCAATGATGTGTATCGCATTACAAGGCAATGCTTATCATTTTGATAATTCCTTGTTTTCTGTAAAGCCCCACCCAGGCCAAAATCAGATTGCCCAATGGATACACGAGGACTTAAATGTAGGAGCGGCACCTAAGCATAATAATCGATTACAGGATCGCTATTCATTACGCTGCGCTCCTCATGTTATAGGTGTTCTCCAAGATTCACTACCTTGGCTAAAGCGATTTATTGATAACGAGCTTAACAGCACAAATGATAATCCGATTATTGATGGTGAAAATGAAAAGGTTCTACATGGTGGACATTTCTATGGGGGTCATATTGCTTTTGCAATGGATAGCTTGAAAAATGCTGTGGCTAATCTTGCAGATTTGCTTGATAGACAAATTGCTCAACTATCCGATGTGAAATTTAATAATGGATTGCCCGCTAATTTATCTGGAGCAGTAGGAACTCGCAGTTCAATTAACCATGGTTTCAAAGCTGTGCAAATTGGTGCCAGTGCCTGGGCAGCTGAAGCATTAAAACAGACCATGCCTGCCAGTGTATTCTCAAGATCAACTGAATGCCATAACCAGGATAAGGTGAGTATGGGAACCATTGCTGCGAGAGATTGCATCAGGGTGATAGAGTTAACTGAACAGGTTGCTGCCTCTGCGCTAATGATAGCTTGGCAAGGAATTCAGCTCCGCATACGTAGTAATTCTATACTTTGGAACAGTCTTTCTTATTCTTTGAAAAATACAATAAAGCAAGTTTCCGATCAGTTCACACTTCTCGAGGAAGATAGGGAACTTGAAGATGCTCTGAGGCGATTTGTTAGTTTAATCCAGAAAAGACACTGGAGATTATATGAAGCCTAA
- a CDS encoding acyl-CoA thioesterase: protein MKPNSNKISEKWRARVEIQIPFHDVDVMEIAWHGHYTKYFEIARCALLDKIKYNYPQMRESGYAWPVIELKIRYIKPLIFKQWIVIYAEVSEYENRLKINYTVYDKDSDKRLTRGHTVQVAVEMKSGEMCFVSPPLLLKKLGI, encoded by the coding sequence ATGAAGCCTAATAGCAATAAGATATCAGAAAAATGGCGTGCACGAGTAGAAATACAGATACCTTTTCATGATGTAGATGTAATGGAAATTGCTTGGCACGGACATTATACAAAGTATTTTGAAATTGCCCGTTGTGCCCTCTTAGATAAAATCAAATACAATTATCCTCAAATGCGTGAGTCGGGTTATGCATGGCCGGTTATTGAATTAAAAATTCGTTACATAAAACCACTGATATTTAAACAATGGATCGTGATATATGCTGAAGTTTCAGAATATGAAAATCGCCTAAAAATAAACTATACCGTATACGACAAAGATAGTGATAAACGTCTTACCAGGGGGCATACAGTACAAGTGGCAGTAGAAATGAAAAGTGGGGAAATGTGCTTTGTATCACCTCCATTATTATTAAAAAAACTTGGGATTTAA
- a CDS encoding MMPL family transporter, producing the protein MKFRILSWLLLVFSISILAALNYHDEWIQTDILLLANNDELPNNIEKVQSQINQKLQGGVLWVLVSSSEDTSTLAKDTKQLASKLTGSSILTSVEFRWASDKSFNNEWKFLYPFRYQLLNFNDRTILYKNPEKLIQQQLEVIYGPGGVAIDWSGDPFSIFRRYFSLSADTKIEIIGGIPIHKVGLKNYTIIYSVATPFDLGGNADTPLLLLQKKLKDWAKKNGNQLLVAGSPLHTEYAASKAQSEIRTIGAISIIAICALCIFIFRSLFPLLASIFSILLGILSGIAGVIIVLGQMHILAFVFGTIVSGLAIDYAFHFICNRLRPGCPRDNDIFQGLLLGLVSSCLAFFALSLTPFSLLKQIGIFVGFGLLGAWLTVFLLFPAVIKLNSRTITLFDNIPKINPKIYFGLIAILLILGSMIIPQIKLSSDIDLFYQSPEFLKLDEKKLNSLVKTRPESSYFLVSGNSEQQVLSREWALRDYLNKLKEQDIIKNFKGVTDRFPPKEVQLADWNLLKEFYKKDLVKEFYYKLGFKSEEINDKIKKMNQPFRIPSLMAWSEVTGELFQNLWLGCHEDRCYSVVRIYGLEGTIPELKEISGVVFIDPVSTISKIISSQNDQLIRLLPIILIIVLAVTIMRLGVKQAISVVILPLSSVIATISTIILMGTSVNLFHVAALLLIFGIGMDYAVFGHICQRKEQHYTQLSITMAGLTTLLGFGLLALSETPAIADFGLVLTIGLLLNLTLTFLYFCIRGER; encoded by the coding sequence ATGAAGTTTCGAATCCTATCCTGGCTATTATTGGTTTTCTCTATATCTATTTTAGCAGCTTTAAATTATCACGACGAGTGGATTCAAACTGATATTTTATTGCTAGCAAATAATGATGAACTTCCAAATAATATAGAAAAAGTTCAAAGCCAAATTAATCAGAAGCTGCAAGGAGGTGTGCTGTGGGTGCTGGTAAGTTCTTCAGAAGATACTTCTACTTTAGCAAAAGATACAAAACAGCTAGCAAGTAAGTTAACAGGTAGTAGTATTTTAACATCTGTAGAGTTTCGCTGGGCCAGTGATAAAAGCTTCAACAATGAATGGAAGTTTCTTTATCCGTTTAGATATCAACTACTCAATTTCAATGATAGGACTATTTTATACAAAAATCCAGAGAAATTAATTCAACAGCAGTTAGAGGTGATTTATGGACCTGGAGGCGTAGCTATTGATTGGAGCGGAGATCCCTTTTCTATTTTTCGTCGTTATTTTTCTCTTTCCGCAGATACTAAAATTGAGATAATTGGTGGAATACCAATTCATAAAGTGGGATTGAAAAATTATACCATAATTTATAGTGTGGCCACTCCTTTTGATCTCGGAGGAAACGCTGATACTCCCCTGCTGCTGTTACAAAAAAAATTAAAAGATTGGGCAAAAAAAAATGGAAATCAGCTGCTTGTTGCAGGTTCACCTTTACATACAGAATATGCTGCTAGTAAAGCGCAAAGTGAAATTCGTACTATAGGAGCAATATCTATAATTGCTATTTGTGCCTTATGTATTTTCATATTCCGTTCTTTATTCCCACTTTTGGCATCGATATTTTCAATCTTACTGGGCATACTTTCTGGTATAGCTGGAGTGATTATTGTTCTTGGCCAGATGCACATTCTTGCCTTTGTATTTGGAACAATTGTATCTGGATTGGCAATTGATTATGCATTTCATTTCATTTGCAATAGATTGCGTCCAGGATGCCCTAGAGACAATGATATTTTTCAGGGTCTTTTACTTGGACTAGTATCGAGTTGCTTAGCATTTTTTGCTTTATCTCTTACTCCATTTTCTCTGTTAAAACAGATAGGCATCTTTGTCGGCTTCGGATTATTGGGTGCTTGGCTAACTGTTTTTTTACTATTTCCTGCAGTTATAAAATTGAATTCGCGGACCATTACCTTATTTGATAATATTCCAAAAATAAATCCGAAAATATATTTTGGCCTAATTGCGATATTGCTTATTCTTGGTAGTATGATAATTCCACAAATAAAATTGTCTAGTGATATTGATTTATTTTACCAGTCACCAGAATTTCTTAAATTGGATGAAAAAAAACTAAATTCTTTGGTCAAAACACGCCCTGAGTCAAGCTACTTTCTTGTTTCTGGTAATAGTGAGCAACAGGTTTTATCACGGGAGTGGGCTTTAAGAGATTATCTGAATAAATTGAAAGAGCAAGATATTATAAAAAATTTTAAAGGGGTAACTGACAGATTTCCGCCGAAGGAAGTTCAATTGGCTGACTGGAATCTATTAAAAGAATTTTATAAAAAAGATCTGGTGAAAGAATTTTATTATAAACTTGGATTTAAATCCGAAGAAATTAATGATAAAATTAAAAAAATGAACCAGCCATTTCGTATACCAAGCTTAATGGCGTGGTCAGAAGTAACAGGGGAATTATTTCAAAATCTTTGGTTGGGCTGTCACGAAGACCGATGCTATTCTGTGGTTCGTATTTATGGTTTAGAAGGCACCATTCCTGAGCTAAAAGAAATTTCCGGAGTTGTTTTTATTGATCCGGTAAGCACTATTTCTAAAATTATTTCGTCGCAAAATGACCAATTGATAAGACTTTTACCGATAATATTAATTATTGTCCTTGCTGTTACAATAATGCGACTCGGGGTTAAGCAGGCGATAAGTGTAGTCATACTTCCTTTGAGTTCAGTTATTGCGACAATATCAACCATTATTTTGATGGGCACTTCAGTAAATCTCTTTCACGTTGCTGCTTTGTTGCTTATTTTTGGCATTGGAATGGATTATGCGGTTTTTGGTCATATATGCCAAAGGAAAGAACAGCATTATACGCAACTTTCTATCACAATGGCGGGATTAACAACTCTCTTGGGATTTGGCCTATTGGCGTTATCAGAAACACCGGCAATAGCAGATTTTGGCTTGGTCTTAACTATCGGATTACTATTAAATCTAACTTTAACATTTTTATACTTTTGTATTAGAGGTGAAAGATAA
- a CDS encoding glycosyltransferase family 2 protein — MEKCVSGMTSYCFVIPVYNHELAIGKTLASLDLFKLPFILVDDGSNKKCRETLQSIEKKYAGQVRLIVREVNGGKGAAVKAGLRAAKEFGFSHAIQIDADGQHCPTDIPRILDESRKQPDAFICGYPIYDESVPKIRLWGRYLTHAWVWINTLSLEINDSMCGLRCYPLTTIVKLLNTEYVGNRMDFDPEILVRWHWHRKQLRQVPVNVRYPEDGISHFRSFKDNLLISIMHTRLFFGMILRLFRIHKVEY, encoded by the coding sequence GTGGAAAAGTGTGTTTCCGGCATGACTAGTTATTGCTTTGTAATCCCTGTCTATAATCACGAATTAGCTATAGGTAAAACGCTAGCATCCTTGGACCTATTTAAGCTTCCATTTATTTTAGTAGATGATGGCAGTAATAAAAAATGCCGGGAAACGCTTCAGTCTATAGAAAAAAAATACGCCGGGCAGGTTCGTCTGATAGTAAGAGAAGTAAATGGAGGCAAAGGTGCTGCAGTAAAGGCGGGATTAAGGGCCGCTAAAGAATTTGGGTTTAGCCACGCCATACAAATTGATGCCGATGGACAGCATTGCCCGACGGATATTCCACGGATACTTGATGAAAGCCGAAAGCAACCTGATGCTTTTATCTGTGGATATCCGATTTATGACGAGTCGGTGCCAAAAATTCGGCTTTGGGGTCGATATCTAACTCATGCCTGGGTATGGATTAATACTCTTTCTTTAGAAATCAATGACTCAATGTGTGGATTGAGATGTTATCCATTAACCACAATTGTAAAGCTTTTAAATACAGAATATGTGGGTAATCGTATGGACTTTGATCCTGAAATATTAGTGCGATGGCATTGGCATAGAAAACAGTTAAGGCAAGTACCTGTTAATGTTCGTTACCCAGAAGATGGTATTTCTCATTTTAGAAGCTTTAAGGATAACCTTTTAATTTCCATTATGCATACCAGATTGTTTTTCGGAATGATATTACGTCTATTCCGGATTCATAAAGTGGAGTATTGA
- a CDS encoding 4'-phosphopantetheinyl transferase family protein: protein MLNFTCTSFSHWSNDWQSTSTSLLSKEELSRLHQMLSTRRKTQFLAGRLLVRVFIAEHFACEPEKVNLAAVAPTFASCGGAHLANISISHSADYLAVAIGKDMLGIDYELEYPSRDWLAIAQSCFHDEEVSWLQKQPKSVLAQEFLRIWTTKEALSKCSGEDLGKLLTTIPIINDVNSWPKRLAEFHCWRGAIGRGAYLALVGNGAPTPPPFHLNGTYRTNFNDSRGSKVRLYRIAASQLS from the coding sequence ATGCTGAATTTCACTTGCACTTCCTTTTCTCATTGGTCCAATGACTGGCAGTCCACATCGACCAGTCTGTTAAGTAAAGAGGAGCTTTCACGCCTACACCAAATGCTCAGCACAAGACGGAAAACTCAATTCTTAGCGGGACGATTGCTTGTTCGTGTCTTTATTGCTGAGCACTTTGCTTGTGAGCCTGAAAAAGTGAATCTTGCAGCAGTAGCGCCAACATTTGCCTCATGCGGAGGTGCTCATCTTGCGAATATTTCAATTAGCCACTCGGCTGATTATCTGGCCGTCGCTATAGGCAAAGATATGCTTGGCATCGACTACGAGTTGGAATATCCATCAAGGGATTGGCTGGCAATAGCACAGAGTTGCTTTCATGATGAAGAAGTTTCTTGGTTGCAAAAACAACCTAAGTCTGTATTGGCTCAGGAGTTTTTACGTATCTGGACAACCAAGGAAGCACTCTCCAAGTGCTCAGGAGAGGATCTTGGTAAACTATTAACCACCATTCCCATTATCAATGATGTCAATTCCTGGCCAAAAAGGCTTGCAGAATTTCACTGTTGGAGAGGTGCGATTGGAAGGGGGGCCTACCTTGCCCTGGTTGGCAATGGGGCGCCCACCCCTCCTCCGTTTCACTTAAATGGTACTTACAGAACCAATTTCAACGATTCAAGAGGTAGTAAAGTCCGGCTGTACAGGATTGCCGCCTCACAATTGAGCTAG
- a CDS encoding beta-ketoacyl synthase chain length factor, with product MSIEFLITAWRAWYSGISELSEWQRWRCEKALPEGENQADVSFLTAMQRRRLSPLSKAALNAAYPLLKQRDIPLLCCSVHGESVRTHSLLKSAAAAEDLSPTAFGLSVHNGIAGQLSILCSVQSPAFALAGGDFPLLAGLLEAVGILQDGAEELLIIFYEEPLPEMYQSSAQSPANICVTAMHLAKGTNVQDKKSSLVLSKSTKIESAFEAPDYQLPLISALVEGYGVVPLGKGWELHLNAA from the coding sequence TTGTCTATCGAATTTCTAATCACTGCTTGGCGAGCATGGTATTCGGGGATATCAGAGCTTTCTGAGTGGCAACGTTGGCGTTGTGAGAAAGCACTGCCCGAAGGTGAAAACCAGGCCGATGTTTCCTTCCTTACCGCTATGCAACGCCGTCGTTTGAGTCCATTGTCTAAAGCAGCACTTAATGCTGCTTATCCGCTTCTCAAACAGCGGGATATACCTTTGCTCTGTTGTTCTGTACACGGTGAATCGGTGAGAACTCATTCATTGCTAAAGAGCGCTGCCGCTGCCGAGGACTTGTCACCCACCGCCTTTGGACTTTCTGTTCACAATGGGATTGCTGGCCAACTTTCAATCCTATGCTCAGTACAATCTCCTGCGTTCGCTTTGGCCGGAGGTGACTTTCCATTGCTTGCTGGTTTATTGGAGGCTGTTGGTATATTGCAAGATGGAGCAGAGGAGCTGTTGATAATATTTTATGAAGAACCGTTGCCGGAAATGTATCAGTCCAGTGCGCAAAGTCCAGCCAATATTTGTGTAACGGCAATGCACCTAGCTAAGGGTACAAATGTACAGGATAAAAAATCTTCTTTGGTGTTATCTAAGAGTACTAAGATTGAATCGGCATTTGAGGCTCCAGATTATCAGCTCCCCCTAATTAGTGCCCTTGTAGAGGGATATGGAGTTGTTCCGTTAGGAAAAGGATGGGAGTTACACTTAAATGCAGCCTAA
- a CDS encoding phosphopantetheine-binding protein codes for MNELIKELKVLIIEVLNLEDVTPGDIANDEPLFGDGLGLDSIDALELGLALQKKYGISIDAENENTKLYFSSVNNLAKFIDSGRT; via the coding sequence GTGAATGAATTAATAAAAGAGCTTAAGGTGCTGATTATAGAAGTTCTTAATTTGGAGGATGTTACACCGGGAGATATCGCAAATGATGAACCACTATTTGGAGATGGGCTCGGTCTTGATTCCATCGATGCCCTTGAATTAGGTCTTGCGCTACAAAAAAAATATGGAATTTCGATAGATGCAGAAAATGAAAATACGAAGTTATATTTTTCCAGCGTAAATAACCTGGCAAAGTTTATCGATAGCGGTCGCACTTAA
- a CDS encoding acyl carrier protein, with translation MLGNKDEILVKLTEILVEMFEVEEKNIREDALLSDDLDIDSIDAIDLIVRLKELTGKKISPEEFKSVRTVGDVVKAIQKVMANQ, from the coding sequence ATGTTGGGTAACAAAGATGAAATACTGGTAAAGCTAACAGAAATTTTAGTGGAAATGTTTGAAGTTGAAGAGAAAAATATTAGAGAAGATGCACTTCTCTCTGATGACTTGGATATAGATAGTATCGATGCCATTGATCTGATTGTTCGTTTGAAAGAACTCACTGGAAAGAAAATTTCTCCTGAAGAATTCAAGAGCGTCAGAACTGTTGGTGATGTGGTAAAAGCCATTCAAAAAGTTATGGCAAATCAATGA
- a CDS encoding lysophospholipid acyltransferase family protein, translated as MQPKFLFTGRTDKYWLRLLATATAFSLFGFSGLVLRFVVFPPLKLIYRDHEIRKRKARFCIHLAFRTFIGFMHKTGIYTYNFQDQEKLRRPGQLILANHPSLIDVVFLISRIPNANCIVKASLFRNPFMRGAVNIAGYIPNDGPEKIIEMAAKALKNGESIVLFPEGTRSVPGRPFKFQRGAAYMALRSGVTPTLVTITCNPPMLMKNIPWYNIPLSRPHFQFKVTESSSFLQVVEKDETPIVARKIIQELKTFFTEDCTA; from the coding sequence ATGCAGCCTAAGTTCCTGTTTACCGGACGAACAGATAAATACTGGTTGAGGTTGTTAGCTACTGCTACAGCCTTTAGCTTGTTTGGTTTTAGTGGATTGGTTTTAAGATTTGTTGTTTTTCCGCCTCTCAAATTAATTTATCGAGATCATGAAATACGTAAAAGAAAGGCAAGGTTTTGTATTCATCTTGCATTTCGTACCTTCATTGGTTTCATGCATAAAACAGGCATTTATACTTATAACTTCCAAGATCAAGAGAAGTTACGTAGACCTGGCCAGCTAATATTGGCTAACCATCCATCGCTGATAGACGTTGTTTTTTTAATATCTCGTATTCCTAATGCAAACTGTATCGTAAAAGCAAGTTTGTTTCGGAATCCGTTTATGCGCGGAGCAGTAAATATTGCCGGTTATATTCCCAATGATGGTCCGGAAAAAATTATAGAAATGGCTGCAAAGGCACTTAAAAATGGCGAGTCAATAGTTTTGTTTCCGGAAGGCACACGTTCTGTACCGGGAAGGCCTTTTAAATTTCAACGCGGTGCCGCCTATATGGCGTTGCGCTCCGGTGTGACTCCTACGCTGGTTACCATTACATGTAATCCGCCTATGCTGATGAAGAATATTCCATGGTATAATATTCCGCTTTCTCGACCTCATTTCCAATTTAAAGTCACTGAATCTAGTAGTTTTCTGCAAGTTGTAGAAAAAGATGAGACTCCTATAGTTGCTCGCAAGATTATTCAAGAATTAAAAACATTTTTTACCGAGGATTGTACTGCGTGA